Part of the Methanofollis sp. genome, AGGCCGCACCGCCGATCCCCGCAGGGTGAAGGCCGTGGTCTCCGTGATCATCGCGGTGAGGTGACGGGCCTCGCGCACGGGCGCACCGCCGCGGGCGAAGGTGAGGAGTTGCGCCGTCAGGTCACGCGCCCTGAAGAGGGCAGCCTCCGCGTCTTTGAGGTATGTGCACCGTTCGTCATCCGCGGCGAGGCCGTCTTCGGCGAACTGGATGTTCGCCAGGATCGCCATCAGAAAGTTGTTGAAGTCATGAGCGATCCCGCCGGCAAGGAGACCGACAGACTCGAGTTTCTGGGCCCGGACCAGCTCCTCCTCGGCACGCCTCTCGGTAGTGACATCGCGGACGACGATCACGGAGCCGGTGACCCGCTGCTCAGGGTCACGGATCGGGGCGGTCGAGCTCGAGATGAGTCTTTCCTCCCCGTCCTTTCTGAGGAGAACAGCGTCGCCCCCGGTGCCATGAACCGGGCCGGCAATCGCCTGCCTGATCTCCGGATCGAGCACCCGCAAGACCGCGGCGAGGTCCTTCCCTTCGGCCTCTTCCTGCGGCCAGCCAGTGAGGACCTCCGCGGCGCGGTTCATCAGGACGATCCTGCCGTCGGTGCCGGTGGCGATGACGCCGTCGGCGATCGAGCGCAGGGTGACGGCAAGCCGTTCCTTCTCGGTGGCAAGGTTTGCCTCGACAGTCTTGCGTTCCTCGATCTCCGCCTTCAGTTGCCCGACGGCGCGGTCCAGGTCAGCAGTCCGCGCCGCCACGAGGTCGGCAAGGTGCCGTCTGTGGAGGGCGAGTTCGTCGTCGGCCATCCTGCGGGCGGTGACGTCGGTGTTCAGGCCGGTCATCCTGAAGGGCGTGCCGTCCTTCCATTCGACGACCCGGCCGCGGCCGAGGATCCATTTCCACCCGCCGTCTTTTGTCTTCAGCCTGAACTCGGCCTTGAAGATCTCATTCTCACCTCGGCTGGCGGCGAGAAGCGCGGCGACCGCCTTTTCCCGCTCTTCGGGATGGATAAGCCTCTCCCATGCGGAGAAGGACGGCACGAACGCGTCGGGCTCGTACCCGAGCATGCGGTACCACCCCGGACTGAAATAGGTGGTGCCGGTTGGGATGTGCCAGTCCCACAGGCCGTCGTTTGTCGCCTCAAGAGCTGCGGAAAGGCGCTCTTCACTCTTTCGCAACCGCTCCTCCGTCGTCCTCAACCGGCGGTTCATAGCCGTGAGAGTGACGAGGAGAAGGATGAGGAGGAGACCGGCGGCGGCGGCGGTCCAGACGGTCTCTCTCTCCACCTCGACCGTGCCGGGCGGGCGGTTGATCACCGTGCTCCCTGCCGGCAGGGCCGAGTCGGGGATGCCGAACCTCTGGAGTTCATTATAGTCGAACATTGCCGACTCCGGCCGCGCCACCACTGGCGGGATATCTTCGACCGGTTTCCCGTCAAGGATAGTCGACGCCATCTCCGCGGCCGTCGCTCCCTGCATAAAGCCCCGGGTCATGTAGCCGCCGACGATCCCTTTCCCGAGATAGAAGTCCCAGACGCCGTAGATGGGGACGTCTGTCGCCGCCCGCACCCTCGCCGCGACCTCGTCATAGGTGTAGCCACGACCGGTGGCATCGGTGTTGTAGGTGAGCAGAAGGACGACGCTTTCCGGGGGAAGGATCTGTAGGGCCGCCTCAACGTCGGTGAAGGGGAGGTCTTCGAGGACGGTCACGTTCACCTGGTCCTCGTAGGCGGGGATGATCTCCCGGAGAAGAAGTGCGTTCTCCTTCCCTGCGGTCGAGATGTTGTCGTTGACGATGACGAGGGTCTCCGTCTCGGGGTGGAGAGAGAGGGCGAGGTCGATCGTCCGCGGGATCTCGTAGTCCTCCATCACGCCGGTGAAGTCAGGGCTCTCGGGGGCCGGACGGTCGGGCCGCCAGTTCAGGCCGGTAACGACGACAGGCGTCCCCGGGAAGAGGGTGTCTTTGTACTCCCTGAGGAACTGGTAGGCATCCTCCTCAGAGGCGATGATGACGTCAGGAGGGCTGTCCCGATATTTTTCCCGGTAGATGGCAGCGAAGTCATCATAGTACGCCTCGCCGGCGGCGTGCTTCGTGTCCATCTACTCGATACGCAGATCTGTCCTGGCATCGGGCGGGAGGACAGAGACGACACCGGCGACGACGTCGTCAGTCCAGGTAAATCCCTGGTTGTAGGAGAGGAGGAGCATCACAGTCCGTGTCTCGCCGGCATCCCCTCCGGCGCTC contains:
- a CDS encoding ABC transporter substrate binding protein, with product MDTKHAAGEAYYDDFAAIYREKYRDSPPDVIIASEEDAYQFLREYKDTLFPGTPVVVTGLNWRPDRPAPESPDFTGVMEDYEIPRTIDLALSLHPETETLVIVNDNISTAGKENALLLREIIPAYEDQVNVTVLEDLPFTDVEAALQILPPESVVLLLTYNTDATGRGYTYDEVAARVRAATDVPIYGVWDFYLGKGIVGGYMTRGFMQGATAAEMASTILDGKPVEDIPPVVARPESAMFDYNELQRFGIPDSALPAGSTVINRPPGTVEVERETVWTAAAAGLLLILLLVTLTAMNRRLRTTEERLRKSEERLSAALEATNDGLWDWHIPTGTTYFSPGWYRMLGYEPDAFVPSFSAWERLIHPEEREKAVAALLAASRGENEIFKAEFRLKTKDGGWKWILGRGRVVEWKDGTPFRMTGLNTDVTARRMADDELALHRRHLADLVAARTADLDRAVGQLKAEIEERKTVEANLATEKERLAVTLRSIADGVIATGTDGRIVLMNRAAEVLTGWPQEEAEGKDLAAVLRVLDPEIRQAIAGPVHGTGGDAVLLRKDGEERLISSSTAPIRDPEQRVTGSVIVVRDVTTERRAEEELVRAQKLESVGLLAGGIAHDFNNFLMAILANIQFAEDGLAADDERCTYLKDAEAALFRARDLTAQLLTFARGGAPVREARHLTAMITETTAFTLRGSAVRPVFEIEDGLWPVDVDIGQISQVIGNLVLNATQAMPDGGTVTIRAKNTEITAARPSLGPGRYVRIEVADTGEGIDPAHLGKIFDPYFTTKVHGRGLGLPSSLSIVRRHEGTIDVSSTPGEGTTFTVYLPASESAPREERKETPRARENGGPRRRVLIMDDEEGIREVMALMLGKKGFAVETAADGAAAVERYEEARTRGEPFDAVVLDLTVPGGMGGKETVERLLAIDPAVKAIASSGYSDDPVMASYSEYGFAAALPKPFRVDDLVAALDSLFSNRE